A part of Sinorhizobium chiapasense genomic DNA contains:
- a CDS encoding DEAD/DEAH box helicase codes for MTDFEGIAPAIAEALARRGYNELTPVQKAMLDPALDGADALVSAQTGSGKTVAFGLALAPTLLDGTQRFGAAGAPLALVIAPTRELALQVKRELEWLYEVAGATIASCVGGMDMRNERRALERGAHIVVGTPGRLCDHIRRDSLDISALRAVVLDEADEMLDLGFREDLEFILEASPADRRTLMFSATVPRSIATLAKNYQRDAVRVSTASEQKQHGDIEYRSLVVAPSDRENAIINVLRYYEARNAIVFCSTRAAVNHLTARFNNRGFSVVALSGELSQNERTHALQAMRDGRARVCIATDVAARGIDLPGLELVIHADLPTNPETLLHRSGRTGRAGQKGVSALIVPVNARRKAERLLENARITATWAKPPSADEVASRDDERIIADPAFDEPLRDDEQAIVRALIDRHGAEKLAAAFVRQLRSGRSAPEDLTDVSLADERRKGRRDAAATTRDDFGAPRADFTDGNWFSLSVGRKQNAEPRWLIPMLCRHGKLSKRDIGAIRMQPEETYVELTAEGAERFLSAIGPNRTLEKGIRVKALPGTPDLSQPRQEKPGFAKKRTADAAREDFKSKRKFEKKPAFTEDARLEKRDEKPRSKKGKPAAQKDAGGFKPKAKRANAKNRQY; via the coding sequence ATGACTGATTTCGAAGGGATCGCGCCCGCGATCGCCGAGGCGTTGGCAAGACGCGGTTACAACGAGCTGACGCCGGTGCAGAAGGCGATGCTCGATCCGGCGCTCGATGGTGCCGACGCGCTGGTTTCGGCCCAGACCGGGTCCGGCAAGACCGTGGCTTTCGGCCTGGCGCTGGCCCCGACGCTGCTCGACGGCACGCAGCGTTTCGGCGCGGCGGGCGCACCGCTCGCGCTTGTCATTGCGCCCACGCGCGAGCTGGCGCTGCAGGTGAAGCGCGAGCTCGAATGGCTCTACGAGGTGGCGGGCGCCACCATCGCCTCCTGTGTCGGCGGCATGGATATGCGCAACGAACGACGCGCGCTCGAACGCGGCGCCCATATCGTCGTCGGCACGCCGGGGCGGCTCTGCGACCACATCCGCCGGGATTCGCTCGACATCTCGGCACTGCGCGCTGTGGTGCTGGACGAGGCGGACGAGATGCTCGACCTCGGTTTTCGCGAGGATCTCGAGTTCATCCTCGAAGCGTCGCCGGCCGACCGGCGCACGCTGATGTTCTCGGCGACCGTGCCGCGCTCGATCGCGACGCTCGCCAAGAACTATCAGCGAGACGCCGTCCGCGTCAGCACCGCATCCGAACAGAAGCAGCATGGCGATATCGAATATCGTTCGCTCGTCGTCGCCCCGAGCGACCGCGAGAACGCGATCATCAACGTGCTTCGCTATTACGAGGCGCGAAACGCGATCGTTTTCTGCTCCACCCGTGCCGCGGTCAATCACCTGACAGCCCGCTTCAACAATCGCGGTTTCTCTGTCGTGGCACTCTCGGGCGAACTCAGCCAGAACGAAAGAACGCACGCGCTGCAGGCGATGCGCGACGGTCGCGCCCGCGTCTGCATCGCGACCGATGTTGCGGCTCGCGGAATCGACCTGCCCGGGCTGGAGCTCGTGATCCACGCCGATCTGCCTACGAATCCCGAGACCTTGCTGCACAGAAGTGGACGCACAGGCCGCGCGGGCCAGAAGGGCGTGAGCGCGCTGATCGTGCCCGTCAATGCGCGCCGCAAGGCCGAAAGGCTTCTGGAAAATGCGCGCATCACCGCGACCTGGGCGAAACCGCCGTCAGCCGACGAGGTTGCGAGCCGCGACGATGAGCGCATCATCGCCGATCCGGCGTTCGACGAGCCGCTGCGCGACGACGAACAGGCGATCGTGCGGGCTCTGATCGACCGTCACGGCGCAGAGAAGTTGGCGGCGGCCTTCGTGCGACAGTTGCGTTCCGGTCGCTCGGCGCCGGAGGATCTCACCGATGTTTCGCTCGCGGACGAACGCAGGAAGGGGCGGCGCGATGCTGCCGCGACGACCCGCGATGATTTCGGCGCACCGCGCGCCGACTTCACCGACGGCAACTGGTTTTCGCTCTCGGTCGGCCGCAAGCAGAATGCCGAGCCGCGCTGGCTGATCCCGATGCTGTGCCGCCACGGCAAGCTTTCCAAGCGCGATATCGGCGCGATCCGGATGCAGCCGGAAGAGACCTATGTCGAACTGACGGCCGAGGGCGCCGAACGCTTCCTCTCGGCAATCGGTCCGAACCGGACCCTGGAAAAGGGCATTCGCGTCAAGGCGCTCCCGGGAACTCCGGATCTCTCGCAGCCGCGTCAGGAAAAGCCCGGCTTCGCGAAGAAGCGGACCGCTGACGCAGCACGCGAGGATTTCAAATCGAAGCGCAAGTTCGAAAAGAAGCCGGCCTTTACCGAGGATGCCCGTCTTGAGAAACGCGATGAGAAGCCTCGATCCAAGAAAGGCAAGCCAGCAGCGCAAAAGGACGCTGGCGGCTTCAAACCGAAAGCGAAACGCGCCAACGCAAAGAACCGGCAATACTAG
- a CDS encoding peroxiredoxin, protein MGLRINQTAPDFTAETTQGSINFHDWIGDGWAVLFSHPKNFTPVCTTELGAMAGIENEFRKRGVKIIGISVDPVESHSKWKNDIKVATGFDVEYPLIGDRDLKVAKLYDMLPADAGETSEGRTPADNATVRSVYVIGPDKKIKLILTYPMTTGRNFNEILRAIDSIQLTAKHQVATPANWQQGEDVIITAAVSNEDAIQRFGSFDTILPYLRKTKQPTA, encoded by the coding sequence ATGGGTCTCCGTATCAACCAGACTGCCCCCGACTTCACCGCCGAGACCACCCAGGGCTCGATCAATTTCCATGATTGGATCGGCGACGGCTGGGCGGTTCTCTTCTCCCATCCGAAGAATTTCACGCCTGTCTGCACCACGGAACTCGGCGCCATGGCCGGGATCGAGAACGAGTTCCGCAAGCGCGGCGTCAAGATCATCGGCATCTCCGTCGATCCGGTCGAAAGCCACAGCAAGTGGAAGAACGACATCAAGGTCGCAACCGGTTTCGACGTCGAATATCCGCTGATCGGCGACCGGGACCTCAAGGTGGCCAAGCTCTACGACATGTTGCCGGCCGACGCCGGCGAGACGTCGGAGGGCCGCACACCGGCCGACAACGCCACCGTGCGCTCGGTCTACGTCATCGGCCCGGACAAGAAGATCAAGCTGATCCTCACCTATCCGATGACGACCGGCCGCAATTTCAACGAGATCCTGCGTGCGATCGATTCGATCCAGCTGACCGCCAAGCACCAGGTCGCGACACCGGCGAACTGGCAGCAGGGCGAGGACGTCATCATCACCGCGGCCGTATCCAACGAGGATGCGATCCAGCGCTTCGGCTCCTTCGACACGATCCTGCCCTATCTCAGGAAGACGAAGCAGCCGACCGCATAA
- a CDS encoding efflux RND transporter permease subunit, which yields MNFSRFFVDRPVFAGVLSVLIFVAGLIGMTGLPISEYPEVVPPQIVVRAQYPGANPSVIAETVATPLEEQINGVEGMLYMQSQATADGLMTLTVTFELGTDPDQAQQLVQNRVSQAEPRLPEEVRRLGVTTVKSSPDLTLVVHLISPNGQYDINYLRNYGVLNVKDRLARVEGVGQVQIFGGGDYSMRVWIDPEKAAERGLAASDIANAVRGQNVQAAAGVIGASPSVSGLDLQLSVNAQGRLRTPEDFAEIVVKSGADGEITRLGDVARVEMGAADYSLRSLLDNKAAVGMGVFQAPGSNAIEISENVHKVMAELKQTMPEGVDYEIVYDTTQFVRASIESVVHTLLEAIALVVLVVIVFLQTWRASIIPLVAVPVSIVGTFAVMYVFGFSINALSLFGLVLAIGIVVDDAIVVVENVERNIAQGLSPVQATYRAMSEVSGPIIAIALVLVAVFVPLAFITGLTGQFYRQFALTIAISTVISAFNSLTLSPALAALLLKDHHAPKDLLTRVMDRLFGWFFRGFNRFFGKSSEAYGRGVGGILTRKSLIMGVYVILIGVTFTLFRAVPGGFVPAQDKQYLIGFAQLPDAATLDRSEDVIRRMSEIALKHPGVEHAIAFPGLSINGFTNSSNSGIVFVSLKPFEERTTPELSGGAIAMQLNQEFGAIQDAFIAMFPPPPVQGLGTTGGFKLQIEDRNGLGYRTLDDAAKAFLAKAMATPELAGLYSSYQINVPQLYADLDRVKARQLGVAVTDVFETLQIYLGSLYVNDFNAFGRTYSVRVQADASYRSHADDIGRLKVRSQSGEMIPLSALLKVEQTVGAERAIRYNGFLSADINGGPAPGYSSGQAQAAIEKIAAETLPPGISFEWTDLTYQQILAGNSGILVFPLALLLVYLVLAAQYESLLLPIAIVLIVPMGIMAALTGVWLTGGDNNVFTQIGLIVLVGLSAKNAILIVEFARELELSGSSAVAAAIEASRLRLRPILMTSMAFIMGVVPLVTSTGAGAEMRSAMGVAVFAGMIGVTAFGIFMTPVFYVLIRKLAGERPLKHAGAHIEAPHLAPGE from the coding sequence ATGAATTTCTCACGCTTTTTCGTCGACCGCCCGGTCTTCGCGGGCGTTCTTTCAGTACTCATATTCGTCGCGGGCCTGATCGGCATGACCGGCCTGCCGATCTCGGAATATCCGGAAGTCGTGCCGCCGCAGATCGTCGTGCGCGCCCAGTATCCGGGCGCCAACCCTTCGGTGATCGCCGAAACCGTCGCGACCCCGCTTGAAGAACAGATCAACGGCGTCGAGGGCATGCTCTATATGCAGAGCCAGGCGACGGCCGACGGCCTGATGACGCTGACCGTGACCTTCGAACTGGGCACCGATCCGGACCAGGCCCAGCAGCTCGTGCAGAACCGCGTCTCGCAGGCAGAACCCCGCCTGCCGGAAGAGGTGCGGCGTCTCGGCGTCACGACAGTCAAGAGCTCGCCCGACCTGACGCTCGTCGTGCACCTCATCTCGCCGAACGGCCAATATGACATCAACTACCTGCGCAACTACGGCGTCTTGAACGTCAAGGATCGGTTGGCGCGCGTCGAGGGCGTCGGCCAGGTGCAGATCTTCGGCGGCGGCGACTATTCGATGCGTGTCTGGATCGACCCTGAAAAGGCCGCCGAGCGCGGTCTTGCGGCAAGCGACATCGCCAATGCCGTTCGCGGACAAAACGTCCAGGCGGCCGCCGGCGTCATCGGCGCATCGCCCTCGGTTAGTGGGCTCGACCTGCAACTCTCCGTCAATGCACAAGGGCGGCTCAGAACACCCGAAGATTTCGCCGAGATCGTCGTCAAGTCAGGCGCCGACGGCGAGATCACGCGCCTTGGCGACGTCGCGCGCGTCGAAATGGGGGCCGCGGACTATTCGCTGCGCTCGCTCCTCGACAACAAGGCCGCGGTCGGCATGGGTGTCTTCCAGGCTCCCGGCTCGAACGCCATCGAGATCTCCGAGAACGTGCACAAAGTCATGGCCGAGCTGAAGCAGACCATGCCGGAGGGCGTGGACTACGAGATCGTCTACGACACGACGCAGTTCGTGCGTGCCTCGATCGAGTCGGTCGTTCACACGCTGCTTGAAGCGATCGCGCTGGTCGTGCTCGTCGTCATCGTCTTCCTGCAGACCTGGCGCGCCTCGATCATTCCGCTCGTCGCCGTGCCCGTCTCGATCGTCGGCACCTTCGCGGTGATGTATGTCTTCGGCTTTTCGATCAATGCGCTGAGCCTCTTCGGCCTGGTGCTGGCGATCGGTATCGTCGTCGATGACGCCATCGTCGTCGTCGAGAACGTCGAGCGCAACATCGCCCAGGGGCTCTCGCCGGTGCAGGCGACCTATCGCGCCATGTCGGAGGTTTCCGGCCCGATCATCGCGATCGCGCTGGTGTTGGTCGCAGTCTTCGTGCCGCTCGCCTTCATTACCGGCCTGACGGGGCAGTTCTACCGCCAGTTCGCGCTGACGATCGCGATCTCGACGGTGATCTCCGCCTTCAATTCGCTGACGCTTTCTCCGGCGCTCGCCGCCCTCTTGCTCAAGGATCACCACGCGCCGAAGGACCTTCTGACGCGCGTGATGGACAGGCTCTTCGGCTGGTTCTTCCGCGGCTTCAACCGCTTCTTCGGAAAGAGCTCGGAAGCCTATGGCCGCGGTGTCGGCGGCATCCTCACGCGCAAGTCGCTGATCATGGGCGTCTACGTGATCCTCATCGGCGTCACCTTCACGCTGTTCCGTGCCGTCCCCGGCGGCTTCGTGCCGGCGCAGGACAAGCAATACCTGATCGGCTTTGCGCAATTGCCGGATGCGGCGACGCTTGACCGCTCCGAGGACGTCATCCGGCGCATGAGCGAGATCGCGCTCAAGCATCCGGGCGTCGAACATGCCATCGCCTTCCCGGGGCTCTCGATCAACGGCTTCACCAACTCGTCGAACTCCGGCATCGTCTTCGTGTCGCTGAAGCCGTTCGAGGAGCGCACGACGCCGGAACTTTCCGGCGGGGCGATCGCCATGCAACTGAACCAGGAGTTCGGCGCGATCCAGGACGCCTTCATCGCCATGTTCCCGCCGCCGCCCGTCCAGGGCCTCGGCACGACCGGTGGTTTCAAGCTGCAGATCGAAGACCGCAATGGCCTTGGCTACCGGACACTCGACGACGCGGCCAAGGCATTCCTCGCGAAAGCCATGGCAACACCGGAACTCGCGGGGCTCTATTCGAGCTATCAGATCAACGTGCCGCAGCTCTATGCCGACCTTGACCGCGTCAAGGCACGCCAGCTCGGCGTTGCGGTGACCGACGTCTTCGAGACGCTGCAGATCTATCTGGGATCGCTCTATGTGAACGACTTTAACGCCTTCGGCCGGACCTACAGCGTGCGCGTCCAGGCCGATGCCAGCTACCGCAGCCATGCCGACGACATCGGCCGGCTGAAGGTCCGCTCGCAGTCGGGCGAAATGATTCCGCTTTCGGCGCTGTTGAAGGTCGAGCAGACCGTCGGCGCCGAACGGGCGATCCGGTACAACGGCTTCCTGTCCGCCGATATCAACGGCGGTCCGGCACCGGGCTATTCGTCCGGCCAGGCGCAGGCCGCCATCGAAAAGATCGCCGCCGAGACGCTGCCGCCCGGCATCAGCTTCGAGTGGACGGACCTGACCTATCAGCAGATCCTCGCCGGCAACTCAGGCATCCTGGTCTTCCCGCTGGCGCTGCTGCTCGTCTATCTCGTGCTGGCCGCCCAGTATGAAAGCCTGCTGCTGCCGATCGCGATCGTGCTGATCGTGCCTATGGGCATCATGGCGGCGCTCACGGGCGTCTGGCTGACCGGCGGAGACAACAACGTCTTCACCCAGATCGGCTTGATCGTGCTCGTCGGCCTCTCCGCCAAGAACGCGATCCTGATCGTCGAGTTCGCGCGCGAGCTCGAACTTTCCGGCAGCAGCGCGGTCGCTGCCGCGATCGAGGCGAGCCGACTGCGTCTGAGGCCGATCCTGATGACCTCGATGGCCTTCATCATGGGCGTCGTGCCGCTTGTCACCTCCACCGGTGCCGGTGCGGAAATGCGCTCGGCCATGGGCGTCGCGGTGTTTGCCGGCATGATCGGCGTTACCGCCTTCGGTATCTTTATGACGCCGGTCTTCTACGTGCTGATCCGCAAGCTCGCCGGCGAGCGGCCATTGAAGCACGCCGGAGCGCACATCGAAGCGCCTCACCTCGCCCCCGGCGAGTGA
- a CDS encoding alpha/beta hydrolase — protein MNAHFSEETMQTAHGACRARVYRGASLLVPPPVVLHLHGGSFVGESVAAGEKVASALAAAGAVVISPEYPSACLSPFPAALEASYAMLSSMRSRCPQFAHKKSMLFVAGEEAGGNLAAGLALMARDQFLSDLKGQILLSPLLDPCMATASFRKYCPQTSVQSIADGWQRYLGERSGLTHPYAAPGHCTRLGGLVPALVITSEQCPMRDEAEAYAERLRKAGVPVKIHVLQGTAAWLPANTSSQENWPAQEQTISGIFSRFFQEAGAKPNLQMKTN, from the coding sequence ATGAACGCGCATTTTTCCGAAGAGACGATGCAAACGGCCCACGGGGCGTGCCGCGCGCGCGTCTACCGCGGCGCGTCGTTGCTCGTTCCGCCTCCGGTCGTGCTTCACCTCCACGGCGGGTCCTTCGTCGGGGAATCGGTTGCGGCCGGTGAGAAAGTCGCGAGCGCGCTTGCAGCCGCGGGGGCCGTGGTTATCTCTCCGGAATACCCTTCGGCATGCCTCAGCCCGTTCCCGGCGGCGCTTGAGGCCTCGTATGCCATGCTGTCGTCGATGCGCAGCCGCTGTCCGCAGTTCGCGCACAAGAAGTCCATGCTGTTCGTTGCCGGTGAGGAAGCGGGTGGAAATCTCGCCGCCGGTCTGGCGCTGATGGCACGCGACCAGTTCCTCTCGGATCTTAAGGGACAGATCCTGCTGTCGCCCCTGCTCGATCCCTGCATGGCGACCGCATCGTTCCGCAAGTACTGCCCCCAGACTTCGGTGCAGTCGATCGCCGACGGCTGGCAGCGCTACCTGGGCGAACGGAGCGGGCTGACCCACCCTTACGCGGCGCCCGGCCATTGCACGCGACTGGGCGGGCTCGTTCCCGCCCTCGTCATCACCAGCGAGCAATGTCCGATGCGCGACGAGGCCGAGGCCTATGCAGAGCGGCTCCGCAAGGCCGGCGTCCCCGTGAAAATACACGTCCTGCAGGGGACCGCCGCCTGGCTGCCTGCCAACACGTCGTCGCAGGAAAACTGGCCCGCGCAGGAACAGACCATTTCCGGCATTTTCTCCCGCTTCTTCCAGGAAGCCGGAGCGAAGCCAAACTTGCAGATGAAAACGAACTAG
- a CDS encoding DUF805 domain-containing protein — MAEEGRQPSMTWLFFSPSGRIGRLPFFLSWLFWFLVSCVFLMQMLKNENEDTALALWTLALIVSGVLSTVSIAMLAIKRLHDIGYPGPLALCLFIPVLSPIVFIALCLWPGTKGDNEFGSRNNGPGR, encoded by the coding sequence ATGGCGGAGGAGGGGCGACAGCCGAGCATGACCTGGCTGTTCTTCAGCCCCTCCGGCCGCATCGGCCGCCTGCCCTTCTTCCTTTCCTGGCTTTTCTGGTTCCTCGTCAGCTGCGTCTTCCTGATGCAGATGCTGAAGAACGAAAACGAAGACACCGCATTGGCGCTCTGGACACTGGCGCTCATCGTCTCCGGCGTCCTTTCGACCGTTTCCATCGCGATGCTGGCGATCAAGCGCCTGCATGACATCGGCTATCCCGGCCCGCTGGCGCTCTGCCTTTTCATTCCGGTTCTGAGCCCGATCGTGTTCATCGCCCTCTGTCTGTGGCCGGGCACGAAGGGCGACAACGAATTCGGCAGCCGCAACAACGGTCCCGGGCGCTAG
- a CDS encoding winged helix-turn-helix transcriptional regulator: protein MSSAPSKTPATPSVFDPTCSSRHALELVASKWAMLIISALEGGPMRNAALMRKLGDVSQKMLTQTLKELERNGLVIREDKGTVPPHVEYRLSDVGLSLSATLVVLDRWAETHFAELDAARERYDAGRAIETYAN, encoded by the coding sequence ATGTCTTCGGCCCCATCCAAAACGCCCGCGACACCCAGCGTCTTCGACCCGACATGCTCTTCGCGCCACGCGCTGGAACTCGTCGCCAGCAAGTGGGCGATGCTGATCATCTCGGCGCTCGAAGGCGGACCGATGCGCAATGCCGCCCTCATGCGCAAGCTTGGCGATGTCTCGCAGAAGATGCTGACGCAGACGCTGAAAGAGCTTGAGCGCAACGGGCTGGTGATCCGCGAGGACAAGGGAACGGTGCCGCCGCATGTCGAATATCGCCTGAGCGATGTCGGCCTGTCGCTGAGCGCGACCCTGGTCGTGCTCGACCGCTGGGCCGAAACCCATTTCGCCGAGCTCGACGCAGCGCGCGAGCGCTACGACGCAGGACGGGCAATTGAGACGTATGCCAATTAA
- a CDS encoding efflux RND transporter periplasmic adaptor subunit: protein MTSTVTRRVLWGAGLSILLSIAGGTAVFLGVPYRFTADAATDAAAPPPAVPVSVAKAESHRITTWENFSGRLEAIERVEVRPRVGGAVLEAHFREGALVKKGDLLVTIDPEPYAAAVERAEAQVAAAEARVALAKTELERGRKLVTTSAIPQSGVDQRLSVFDEAQANVRSAKAALRSARLDLQYTEVRAPISGRVGRLEVTAGNLVAAGSASPVLTTLVSVDPIYASFNVNEEVVAAALAKLSASAGSDAIERIPVEIGTAADQGTPITGHIQLINNEVDATTGTIRVRAALNNADGRLIPGQFVRIRIGDPAPTERLVISDRAIGSDQDKKFVLVVGADNKVEYRQVTLGPTADGLRIVEAGLKPGESIVVNGLQRVRPGVVVAPQPAEEATASIAKR from the coding sequence ATGACGTCGACCGTTACCCGCCGGGTCCTTTGGGGCGCCGGCCTGAGTATCTTATTGTCCATTGCCGGAGGTACCGCCGTCTTCCTCGGCGTGCCCTATCGGTTCACGGCTGACGCCGCGACCGACGCGGCCGCGCCGCCGCCCGCAGTCCCCGTTTCAGTTGCGAAGGCGGAATCGCACCGGATTACGACCTGGGAGAACTTCTCCGGACGACTCGAAGCAATCGAGCGCGTCGAGGTACGTCCCCGCGTCGGTGGTGCCGTCCTCGAGGCGCATTTCCGCGAGGGTGCGCTGGTAAAGAAGGGTGACCTGCTCGTCACCATCGATCCCGAACCCTATGCCGCCGCCGTCGAGCGCGCAGAGGCGCAGGTTGCCGCGGCCGAAGCGCGCGTCGCGCTGGCGAAAACCGAGCTCGAACGCGGCCGCAAGCTGGTCACCACAAGCGCGATCCCGCAAAGCGGGGTCGACCAGCGCCTGAGCGTCTTCGACGAAGCGCAGGCGAACGTCCGCTCGGCAAAGGCGGCGCTGCGTTCGGCCCGGCTGGACCTTCAATATACCGAGGTCCGCGCGCCGATTTCAGGCCGCGTCGGCAGGCTCGAGGTGACGGCCGGCAACCTCGTGGCCGCCGGCTCCGCTTCCCCAGTCCTGACGACGCTCGTCTCGGTCGATCCGATCTATGCGAGTTTTAACGTCAACGAGGAGGTGGTCGCCGCGGCTTTGGCCAAGCTTTCCGCCTCCGCCGGCAGCGACGCAATCGAGCGCATTCCTGTCGAGATCGGCACCGCCGCCGACCAGGGCACGCCGATCACCGGTCACATCCAGCTCATCAACAACGAGGTCGACGCCACGACCGGCACGATCCGTGTCCGGGCGGCGCTCAACAACGCCGACGGCCGGCTGATCCCCGGTCAGTTCGTCCGCATCCGCATCGGCGACCCGGCACCAACGGAAAGGCTGGTGATCAGCGACCGCGCCATCGGCTCGGACCAGGACAAGAAATTCGTGCTGGTCGTCGGCGCCGACAACAAGGTCGAGTACCGCCAGGTGACCCTCGGGCCGACCGCCGATGGCCTCAGGATCGTTGAAGCGGGGCTGAAGCCGGGCGAGAGCATCGTCGTCAACGGGCTGCAGCGCGTCCGACCGGGTGTCGTCGTTGCCCCGCAGCCGGCCGAGGAAGCCACGGCTTCGATCGCCAAACGATAG
- a CDS encoding DMT family transporter gives MAWIVLLAASAVEIGMGLALKYAEGWTRPVPSIIGVATALGSVYLLTIAMRDLPAGTAYAAWTGIGAVGITVLGIVLFGDPVSWLRLVCIAMIIVAVAGLRFLEA, from the coding sequence ATGGCATGGATCGTTCTGCTGGCGGCGAGCGCCGTCGAAATTGGCATGGGGCTTGCGCTCAAATATGCCGAAGGCTGGACGCGGCCGGTACCGAGCATCATAGGCGTGGCGACGGCCTTGGGCAGCGTTTATCTGCTGACGATCGCGATGCGGGACCTGCCGGCGGGCACCGCCTACGCCGCCTGGACCGGCATCGGCGCGGTCGGCATCACCGTGCTTGGCATCGTTCTTTTTGGCGATCCGGTGTCCTGGCTTCGCCTCGTCTGCATCGCCATGATCATTGTCGCCGTGGCCGGGCTGCGGTTTCTGGAGGCTTGA
- the dapD gene encoding 2,3,4,5-tetrahydropyridine-2,6-dicarboxylate N-succinyltransferase has protein sequence MTTHDLASLSQTIETAFDDREAVNTSTRGAVREAVEAALNLLDSGKARVAERGPDGTWTVNQWLKKAVLLSFRLNPMELVRGGPGESVWWDKVPSKFDGWSVNEFEKAGFRAVPNCVVRRSAYIAPNAILMPSFVNLGAYVGEGTMVDTWATVGSCAQIGKNVHLSGGVGIGGVLEPMQAGPTIIEDNCFIGARSEVVEGCIVREGSVLGMGVFIGKSTKIVDRATGEVTYGEVPPYSVVVAGSMPSSSTMANGQPAPNLYCAVIVKRVDEKTRAKTGINELLRD, from the coding sequence ATGACGACCCACGACCTTGCCTCTTTGTCGCAGACCATCGAGACCGCCTTCGACGATCGCGAAGCCGTCAATACCAGCACCCGCGGCGCGGTCCGCGAAGCCGTCGAAGCGGCGCTGAACCTGCTTGACAGTGGCAAGGCCCGCGTCGCCGAACGCGGTCCGGACGGCACCTGGACCGTCAATCAGTGGCTGAAGAAAGCCGTTCTTCTGTCCTTCCGGCTGAACCCGATGGAACTTGTCAGGGGCGGTCCCGGCGAGTCTGTCTGGTGGGACAAGGTTCCCTCCAAGTTCGACGGCTGGAGCGTCAACGAGTTCGAGAAGGCCGGTTTCCGCGCCGTTCCGAACTGCGTCGTCCGCCGCTCGGCCTATATCGCACCGAACGCGATCCTGATGCCGTCCTTCGTCAATCTCGGCGCCTATGTCGGCGAGGGCACGATGGTCGATACGTGGGCAACCGTCGGTTCCTGTGCGCAGATCGGCAAGAACGTGCACCTTTCGGGTGGCGTCGGCATCGGCGGTGTGCTGGAGCCGATGCAGGCAGGACCGACAATCATCGAGGACAATTGCTTCATCGGCGCACGCTCGGAGGTTGTCGAAGGCTGTATCGTCCGCGAAGGCTCGGTTCTCGGCATGGGCGTCTTCATCGGCAAGTCGACCAAGATCGTCGATCGCGCGACGGGCGAAGTGACCTACGGCGAAGTGCCGCCCTATTCCGTCGTTGTGGCAGGCTCGATGCCATCCAGCTCGACCATGGCAAACGGCCAGCCTGCCCCGAACCTCTATTGCGCGGTCATCGTCAAGCGCGTCGACGAGAAAACGCGCGCCAAGACCGGCATCAACGAGCTGCTCAGAGATTGA
- a CDS encoding LysR family transcriptional regulator, translated as MDQLTAMRAFLRVVETGNFTRASASLNMPKATVTNLIQGLEAHLSTKLLNRTTRRVLVTPDGALYYERAARLLSDLDELDGSLSTAQSLPKGRLRVETASAFANLIIIPALPEFHKKYPDIQIDLGVSDRTIDYLAENVDCAIRGGNLTDQSLIARRITEMKFITCASRDFLERHPVPQHPSDLEKNCYAVGYFMPKSGQQMPFHFRRGDEEIEVNSRYTVAANESTTYIAAARAGMGVIQAPFFMVRDDLRAGTMVPVLADWQVDPMPIYLVYPPNRHLSSRLRVFADWVVKVMAQSQIDGA; from the coding sequence ATGGACCAGCTCACGGCCATGCGCGCCTTTCTTCGTGTGGTGGAGACCGGCAATTTCACCCGGGCATCCGCCTCGCTCAACATGCCGAAGGCAACGGTGACCAACCTCATCCAGGGGTTGGAGGCGCACCTAAGCACCAAATTGCTCAACCGCACGACGCGGCGCGTTCTGGTGACGCCGGACGGTGCACTCTACTACGAGCGTGCCGCGCGCCTGCTCTCCGATCTCGATGAACTGGACGGCAGCCTCTCGACGGCCCAGAGCCTGCCGAAGGGCCGGCTGCGCGTCGAAACGGCAAGCGCCTTTGCCAACCTGATCATCATTCCGGCCTTGCCTGAATTTCATAAGAAATACCCGGACATTCAGATCGATCTCGGCGTATCGGACCGGACGATCGACTACCTTGCCGAAAACGTCGATTGCGCCATCCGCGGTGGCAATTTGACGGACCAGTCGTTGATTGCCCGGCGCATTACGGAGATGAAATTCATCACCTGTGCCTCGAGGGACTTCCTCGAGCGCCATCCGGTGCCGCAACACCCATCCGATCTCGAGAAGAATTGTTATGCCGTCGGCTACTTCATGCCGAAGTCAGGACAGCAGATGCCCTTCCATTTCCGGCGGGGGGACGAGGAGATCGAGGTCAATAGTCGCTACACGGTGGCTGCAAACGAGTCGACGACCTATATCGCCGCCGCACGGGCGGGAATGGGTGTCATCCAGGCGCCGTTCTTCATGGTTCGCGACGATCTTCGCGCCGGCACCATGGTCCCGGTATTGGCCGATTGGCAGGTCGATCCAATGCCGATCTATCTGGTCTATCCACCGAACCGGCACTTAAGCAGCCGGCTGCGCGTCTTCGCGGACTGGGTAGTGAAGGTCATGGCGCAGTCGCAGATCGACGGCGCTTAA